Proteins encoded in a region of the Cydia pomonella isolate Wapato2018A chromosome 3, ilCydPomo1, whole genome shotgun sequence genome:
- the LOC133515918 gene encoding uncharacterized protein LOC133515918: MASKIRKRNGFSAASFSTQVVFCNIRGLHKNLSAVHYHLEFAQPTIVFLTDTQISCPADTSYLLYPGYTLEHKFMRHAGVCMFALHNVCCRRLHVLWVRVCHTRVYACLYRSHGGNTETTRLFEHLQLTTDRILEQYPCAELVILGDFNAHQVEWLGSLSTDHAERSAQVFSLAYGFPQLVHSPMIILDIEDHTSSLLDLLLTTRPDEYSVSVNAPLGSSDHCLVQTLTPCAQTDPPRPTSSRRVWQYKSADWNGLREFYASYPWRQLCFTSDDPDSCASSVAETILAAYKAWTKVVANKDPNVSDVKRKLNAALRSSKKGIARAKYDFVGRIGEKLAGYPTGSRAFWSFAKAAEGNFCQSSLPPLRKTDGDLAHSAKEKADLLGTLFASISTMNDDGSAVPPTIPQCAYCIPEISITQRDIRRELLSINVHKSSGPDGIPAVVLKQYAPEMCPVLARLFTLSSTKRHVPSSWMTALVHLMPKKGDRSDPSNYRSIIVLKRIRDLIA, from the exons ATGGCAAGCAAAATTAGAAAAAGAAATGGTTTCTCAGCGGCATCCTTTTCCACGCAAGTAGTCTTTTGCAACATCAGGGGACTGCACAAAAATTTGAGCGCAGTCCATTACCACCTGGAATTTGCGCAGCCGACCATCGTATTTCTGACGGATACGCAGATATCCTGCCCGGCGGACACTTCATACCTGTTATATCCCGGCTATACACTCGAACACAAGTTCATGAGACACGCTGGTGTATGCATGTTTGCCCTGCACAATGTCTGCTGTCGCCGCCTCCATGTTCTGTGGGTGCGTGTGTGCCACACTCGTGTCTACGCGTGCCTGTACAGGTCTCATGGCGGAAACACGGAGACAACCCGGCTCTTCGAACACCTACAATTGACGACTGACAGAATCCTGGAGCAGTACCCTTGCGCAGAACTGGTGATTTTAGGGGATTTCAACGCCCACCAAGTTGAGTGGCTTGGTTCCCTGTCCACCGACCACGCGGAGAGGTCTGCTCAAGTATTTTCCCTGGCCTATGGATTCCCGCAACTGGTACATTCTCCCATGATAATACTAGATATCGAGGATCATACGAGCTCGCTACTGGATCTCCTGCTGACCACACGTCCGGACGAATATTCCGTCTCAGTGAACGCACCTCTCGGTTCGTCCGATCACTGCCTCGTCCAGACACTGACACCCTGCGCGCAGACCGATCCACCACGGCCAACCAGCTCGCGACGTGTGTGGCAATATAAGTCAGCAGACTGGAACGGACTGCGTGAATTCTACGCGTCGTACCCGTGGAGGCAGCTCTGTTTCACATCAGATGATCCTGACTCCTGCGCATCCAGTGTCGCTGAGACAATACTA GCTGCGTACAAGGCTTGGACCAAGGTTGTAGCTAATAAGGATCCGAACGTCTCTGATGTGAAACGCAAATTAAACGCTGCCTTGAGGTCCAGTAAGAAAGGCATTGCCAGGGCTAAGTACGATTTCGTCGGCAGAATTGGTGAGAAGCTAGCGGGCTACCCCACTGGAAGTCGCGCATTTTGGTCATTTGCCAAGGCTGCCGAGGGAAATTTTTGTCAATCGTCTTTACCACCACTGCGAAAAACTGATGGTGATCTGGCCCATAGTGCAAAAGAGAAAGCCGATCTTCTAGGTACTCTTTTTGCCTCGATCTCGACCATGAACGACGACGGTAGTGCCGTGCCGCCCACCATCCCGCAGTGCGCATACTGTATACCAGAAATTTCGATCACGCAGAGGGATATTCGGCGGGAGTTGCTATCCATAAACGTTCATAAGTCGAGCGGGCCAGACGGTATACCAGCAGTTGTACTCAAGCAGTATGCTCCCGAGATGTGTCCCGTGTTAGCGCGCCTTTTCACACTTTCTAGCACCAAACGGCATGTTCCATCTTCGTGGATGACGGCCCTTGTGCACCTTATGCCTAAAAAGGGCGATAGATCGGACCCATCGAATTACAGGTCTATCattgttttaaaacgaatacgggacttaatcgcgtaa